Proteins encoded by one window of Marinitoga litoralis:
- a CDS encoding chemotaxis protein CheW: MKNPFENLKKMILLKDKILHYVVFKIDDIYYALNTRYIKEILRSKEKKELPNTPNYMVGVINNNYPITLIDLKYILKKQHQDYTNKMFVISFLYEKNYYGFFTKEIIDVVPIEEYNLVDKSEGLEEYFFVDKTFSYDGNIVFIINIEKMFKKGTNDY; the protein is encoded by the coding sequence ATGAAGAACCCATTTGAAAACCTCAAAAAGATGATTCTATTAAAAGATAAAATTCTTCATTATGTTGTATTTAAAATCGATGATATATACTATGCACTGAATACTAGATATATAAAAGAAATATTAAGATCAAAAGAAAAGAAAGAGTTACCCAATACTCCAAATTACATGGTTGGGGTAATAAATAACAATTATCCAATTACACTAATAGATTTAAAATATATATTAAAAAAACAACATCAGGATTATACAAATAAAATGTTTGTTATATCATTTTTGTATGAAAAAAATTATTATGGATTTTTTACTAAAGAAATAATAGATGTTGTTCCCATAGAAGAATATAATTTAGTTGATAAAAGTGAAGGTTTGGAAGAGTACTTTTTTGTCGATAAAACATTTTCATATGATGGGAACATTGTTTTTATAATAAATATAGAAAAAATGTTTAAAAAAGGAACCAACGATTATTAG